A stretch of the Desulfobacter sp. genome encodes the following:
- a CDS encoding IS256 family transposase, translated as MTEENTEFDFQKALKGIQEGKPFTGKGGVLTSLIKNLAEAALEGELESHLGQEVSANRRNGKSKKTIKSLDSKFELKTPRDRAGTFSPQIVKKHQTTLSDEIERKIIALYGLGMSYNDMASHLQEIYGLEISNATLSTITDKIIHTVKEWQARPLENVYPIVWLDAIHYKVRENGKVGSKAVYTILGVNIEGRKEVLGLYISENEGANFWLQVLTDLSNRGVKDILIACVDGLKGFPEAIETIFPDTEVQLCVVHQIRNSLKYVGSKNKKEFMADLKRVYKAVNKDLAEEELDILENKWNDKYPIVIKSWRNNWERLSHFFKYPEEIRRIIYTTNTIEAVHRQFRKLTKTKGSFPNQDSLLKLLYMGIQNASKKWTMPIQNWSLTISQLAIFFEGRLDKELGI; from the coding sequence ATGACCGAAGAAAACACCGAATTTGATTTTCAAAAAGCCCTTAAAGGCATCCAGGAAGGTAAACCCTTCACAGGTAAGGGCGGCGTCCTTACATCATTAATCAAAAATCTTGCTGAAGCTGCTCTTGAAGGAGAGTTGGAGTCCCATCTCGGGCAGGAAGTTTCTGCCAACCGCCGTAATGGAAAAAGCAAAAAGACCATTAAATCCCTGGATAGTAAATTTGAACTAAAAACCCCGCGTGACAGGGCCGGAACCTTCTCTCCACAGATCGTCAAAAAACATCAGACAACGCTCAGCGATGAAATTGAAAGAAAGATAATAGCCCTTTACGGCCTGGGCATGAGTTATAATGATATGGCTTCCCATTTACAGGAAATCTATGGACTTGAGATTTCAAATGCCACTCTGAGCACCATTACCGATAAAATCATCCATACCGTCAAAGAATGGCAGGCCAGGCCGTTGGAAAATGTGTACCCAATCGTATGGCTTGATGCCATACATTATAAAGTACGAGAAAACGGAAAGGTCGGCAGCAAAGCCGTTTACACAATTCTTGGGGTGAATATCGAGGGCCGCAAAGAGGTTCTTGGGCTGTACATATCCGAGAATGAGGGTGCGAACTTCTGGCTGCAGGTGTTAACAGACCTTTCAAACCGAGGGGTAAAAGATATCCTGATTGCCTGTGTTGATGGTCTAAAAGGTTTTCCCGAGGCCATTGAGACCATATTCCCGGACACAGAAGTTCAACTCTGCGTAGTCCACCAGATCCGAAATTCATTGAAATACGTTGGTTCCAAAAATAAAAAGGAATTTATGGCAGATCTAAAACGTGTTTATAAAGCGGTCAATAAGGATCTGGCCGAAGAAGAACTGGATATCTTGGAAAATAAATGGAATGACAAATACCCGATTGTGATAAAATCCTGGCGGAACAACTGGGAACGCCTCAGTCATTTCTTTAAATATCCAGAAGAGATTCGACGGATAATATACACCACAAATACCATTGAGGCTGTGCATCGACAGTTTCGAAAACTGACCAAAACAAAGGGATCATTCCCGAACCAGGACAGCCTGTTAAAGCTGCTTTACATGGGGATCCAGAACGCCAGTAAAAAATGGACAATGCCGATTCAAAATTGGTCACTGACAATTTCCCAGTTGGCAATTTTCTTTGAAGGCCGGCTGGATAAAGAGCTGGGAATTTAA
- a CDS encoding ISAs1 family transposase: MNEKKSLETFFDNIQDPRHHNKLHNLIDVVIIAICAVVAGADTYEQIENFGKKRKRWLSKFLSLPHGIPSHDTFGRIFERMNPNEFQSSFMHWVQSVAKMTKGQVIAIDGKTLRRSHDTSNDKKAIHMISAWASSNKVVLGQLKTEEKSNEITAIPNLLKLLDISGCIITIDAMGTQKKIAETIINKGCDYVLALKENHKTLHDEAVLFFNKMEEMKNQGYQFNEQTSVDGGHGRVETRRAVITSDIDWFEDKKSWKGLKSIGMIESTREMDGQISHEKRYYISSLDSDPNIFGNAVRRHWGIENSVHWVLDIAFREDESRVRKGNSPENFAAIRHIALNLLRNNKTFKGSVKTKRLNAAMDIKYLEEVMFG, translated from the coding sequence ATGAACGAAAAAAAATCTCTTGAAACTTTTTTTGACAATATTCAGGACCCCAGACACCACAATAAGCTTCATAATTTAATTGATGTCGTCATCATCGCAATTTGTGCGGTAGTTGCTGGCGCAGACACTTATGAGCAAATTGAAAACTTTGGCAAAAAGAGAAAAAGGTGGTTGTCAAAATTTCTAAGCCTTCCCCATGGGATACCCTCCCATGACACCTTTGGCAGAATTTTTGAAAGGATGAACCCGAATGAATTTCAGAGCAGTTTTATGCACTGGGTTCAGTCGGTTGCAAAGATGACCAAAGGTCAAGTCATTGCAATCGACGGCAAAACTCTAAGGCGTTCACACGATACCTCCAATGATAAGAAAGCCATTCATATGATCAGTGCGTGGGCTTCGTCTAATAAAGTGGTTTTAGGGCAATTAAAAACCGAAGAAAAATCAAATGAAATTACGGCCATTCCAAATCTTTTAAAACTTTTAGATATCTCGGGCTGCATTATAACCATTGATGCCATGGGCACTCAAAAGAAAATCGCTGAAACCATAATAAACAAAGGGTGTGACTATGTCCTTGCCCTGAAAGAAAATCATAAAACCTTGCATGATGAAGCGGTACTTTTTTTCAATAAAATGGAAGAAATGAAAAATCAGGGGTACCAGTTTAATGAACAGACCAGTGTTGACGGAGGGCACGGTCGAGTCGAAACGCGCAGGGCTGTGATAACCTCTGATATTGATTGGTTTGAAGATAAAAAAAGTTGGAAAGGTTTGAAAAGTATTGGAATGATTGAATCCACCCGGGAAATGGACGGCCAGATCAGTCATGAAAAGCGATATTATATATCGAGCCTGGATAGCGACCCCAATATTTTTGGTAATGCTGTCAGGAGGCATTGGGGAATTGAAAATTCAGTGCATTGGGTATTGGATATTGCGTTCCGTGAAGACGAAAGCAGAGTCAGAAAGGGGAACTCTCCTGAGAATTTTGCAGCGATTCGGCACATTGCATTAAATTTATTACGGAACAATAAGACATTTAAAGGGAGTGTAAAAACCAAAAGGTTGAATGCTGCTATGGATATCAAATATCTGGAGGAAGTTATGTTTGGATGA
- a CDS encoding GNAT family N-acetyltransferase, which translates to MTTFTIEKAVEDDKPRIFELLEQANMHYIPSEEMEGLTFENYFVARMEGRVVGFCGYKILSASSAKTELMAVDTAFRKYGIGYKLQERRMEAMLEKGIKTLITNTDLVQTIAWYKKHFGYKEIGRLKKICEFSSPDIDHWTTLETDLVQWDDTRKKEAK; encoded by the coding sequence ATGACCACATTTACAATTGAAAAGGCTGTCGAAGATGACAAGCCAAGGATATTTGAGCTACTAGAACAGGCCAACATGCATTATATCCCCTCAGAGGAAATGGAGGGGCTGACCTTTGAAAATTATTTTGTGGCCAGGATGGAAGGACGGGTGGTGGGATTCTGCGGGTATAAGATTTTGTCAGCATCTTCTGCCAAAACAGAACTCATGGCTGTGGATACAGCCTTTCGCAAGTACGGCATCGGATACAAGCTTCAGGAACGTCGGATGGAGGCCATGCTGGAAAAGGGAATAAAGACCCTGATTACCAATACGGATCTTGTCCAGACCATTGCCTGGTATAAAAAGCATTTTGGATACAAAGAGATCGGGAGATTAAAAAAAATCTGTGAGTTCAGCTCTCCTGATATTGATCATTGGACCACCCTTGAAACCGATCTGGTTCAATGGGATGACACCCGGAAAAAGGAAGCAAAATGA